Proteins from one Thermodesulfobacteriota bacterium genomic window:
- the mscL gene encoding large-conductance mechanosensitive channel protein MscL, translating to MIKEFKDFAMRGNVVDMAVGIIIGGAFGKIVSSLVKDVIMPPIGLLLGNVDFSALAVTLREKTEAAEAVTINYGLFINTVLDFVIVAFAIFMVIKQMNRFKKPAPAAESTTKDCPFCFSAVPVKATRCPHCTSELKV from the coding sequence ATGATTAAAGAGTTCAAAGATTTTGCCATGCGCGGCAATGTCGTTGACATGGCCGTGGGTATTATCATCGGCGGCGCTTTCGGCAAGATCGTCAGTTCGCTGGTCAAGGACGTCATCATGCCGCCCATCGGGTTGCTGCTGGGAAACGTGGATTTCTCGGCCCTGGCGGTTACGCTCCGGGAAAAAACCGAGGCGGCCGAGGCCGTGACCATCAACTATGGCCTGTTCATCAACACGGTTCTGGATTTTGTCATTGTCGCTTTTGCCATTTTCATGGTCATCAAGCAGATGAACCGATTCAAAAAGCCGGCGCCGGCGGCCGAGTCCACGACAAAGGACTGCCCATTTTGCTTTTCCGCCGTCCCCGTCAAGGCGACCCGCTGCCCCCATTGCACCTCGGAACTGAAGGTTTAG